Within Candidatus Anoxymicrobium japonicum, the genomic segment TGCGATGATGAATTCTCTATTGCTTGGAGCGGACAGCGCGGATAGAATTTGAGAGAGAAAGAGTTAGGCGGACTGGGTCAAAAAGTGCGAAAGTCCACTCACGAATACGTTATATATTCCCCCCCCGATTCCTGGTTACACCACTCTTCCCAACGCCCCGGATGTGGGAACCCCGGCTTCCAATCCTACCAAGCCCGACGCGCCGACGTTTGGATCCGGTGGAGATGTTGACACACTGGGAGCCGCGGGGCTCGATGCCCCCGTGAGGCTGCTCGAGCCCAGTTGGTCGCACTTCCTGGAGAAGGCGATGGTCGATGACGTGGCAGGGAGCCACATGCTCGTATCGACGCCACCCGAGGTTCATTTCACATGGGATACCACCGCTTACAACTCGAACGAGACGGTTTACCTTGGCGATGAAGATTGCACGCTGGTTATCGACAAGGTGAGCTTTCCTCCTGACGCTAATGGGTACACGGCGACTATCGTGGCTAAGGGCGATGTGAGGATAGACGCCTCGAATGGGACGAATTGGTTTGTCGATACCAATCAGACTTTGAACATCATCGCCGGCAAGGACATAAGGAGGACGACCACGGGTTTCATGCTGGCGAGTTCGGAGAACTGCGCTTTTCACTTTTACGCGGGCCACGACATAGAGATGCGCGATATGGCGTGGAAAGCGGCGGGAGTTCACGAGTTTTACGGTTCTTTCACGGCGGGCAACAGGGTGTATTTTGAAAGCCCGTACACGCTGTGGCAGTGGACGACTTTCAAATGGAGCAGGTGGGGATTGGATCCGGTAGGCTGGACGCCGTCATTCACTGTACAGAGCTGGCGGGAAATATAGACCAACTGGCGGAAATATGAAAAGGTGCCCTGAGCACCTGGATGAAGAAACGATGGTGTCTTGCATGGATTGCGGCAGGGATTTCTGCCGCGTGTGCAATCCCATGCTGGGCGCCGGGCAGTGGTGCCCGATCTGCTACGACAGGTCGTTGAAAGACCTCACGGCGAAAGAGACGGGCGACGAGAAGCGGAAAAAGCGCGGGCGGCTGAGGATAAGTCTGAGAAATGCCGCGGTATTCACAAAAAAACATTTTCCCATTTCTTTTTCACAGAAGATTTCATGGGAGGGGGAACCACCACTTGTGAAGGCATGGCCCGGGTTCCTGGTTGCCGCAATCGGGGGCGGCGGGCTCTGGATGGCAGCCGTGCTTCTGACGCGCAGGCGCCTTGCAATCTTTTCCATATGCGTGGCACTCCTCGTGGCATGTGCGGTGGTCCGGTCACTGGGTGTGAAATACGGGGTCGCGACAGCGGTGCTTGCTTCTGCGACAGTGATGTTGGCGCTGGTCGCGGGCGAGTTGATCGTGCAGTTGCTGTACCGTCTTGAGGTCATCAGGAAACTCGATCTTGTGCGGGCCTGGGCAAACACTCCCAACAGCCGTATCTATGCCATTTATTACAAGAAGCTGCTGCTGGCGCGGATGCTTCCAGCGGTGGTGATCGCGTTCATTGTCGGGTGGTGGCCGCTCAAGCGCAAATTAGGCTGGAAAGGTTTCTCGACTTAACTTTTGGGGAGCAGGTCTTTTTTCTTAAGTCGGTACACGTTATCTGGATTGAAGGCCATCGACTCTGAGAAAAAAGACCTGCTCCCCAAAAGTTAAGTCAGGATGTTCGCCCCGTTTTCCGTCAGCAGCACCGTTTCCTCGTGGCGCGCGCCGAACTCGCCTTCGATGTAGACGCCCGGCTCGATAGTGAAGACCATGCCGGGCTCGAGTGTGTCAGTTGAGAGGCTTGACAGGGTTGGCTTCTCGTGCGCCTCGAGGCCGACGCCGTGCCCGAGCCCGTGAACGAAGTTCTCGGCGAAACCGAGCGCTTCGAGCCGTTCGCGCGCGGCGCGGTCGACGTCTGCCGCCGCCACGCCGGGAGCGAGGATCGCGAACGCGGCGTCTGACGCCTCGCGCACCACATCGGTGACCCGCGCCTGGAGTTGAGTTGGCTCACCGAGGCAGATTGTCCTGGTGACGTCGCAGCAGTAGCCGTCCTTGAGCGCGCCGAAATCGATGACCACCAGGTCGCCTTGCTCGAGCCGCCGGTCGGTGATTCGCGCGTGCGGCATCGAGGAGTTCGGGCCGGAGGCTACGATAGTGTCAAACGCGGGTTTGTCCGCCCCGGCGCTCATCATCAAAAAATCAAGGCGGGCGGCGAGTTCGCGTTCTGAAACGCCGGGTGAGATCATGGGGAGCAGGTTCTCCCAGGCGCGCCGCGCACACCCGGCCGCGAGGCGGATGGCCTCGATCTCTGTCGGGTCTTTGCGCTCGCGCATGGTTTCGACGACCTTGCTTGTGAACTCGATTGTCGAGTCGGGCAACGACTTGATGAGCCTTTGCTGGAAAGCGATTGTGGACGAGTCTTCGAGCCCAACGGCGCCCTGGCGCTTGTGCAGGCTCGCGGCAATCGACTCGGTGATGTCGCGCGTGACGATATTGACGTTCCAGTTGGCCGTTTCGCGAGCCACCTGCTCGCGGTAGCGGCCGTCCGTGAAAATGGTGGCCGCCTCTCCTGTGATGACCGCGACAGCGCTCGAGCCCGTGAAGCCACTCAGGTACCGGACGTTTTCAGCCTTTGTGATTACAAGCGCGTCGAAGAATAAGGGGTCAGGCACCGTCTACCTTTCCGTCTACCTCGCGCGCAAGGCAAGGTATAATTGACCCGCGCGCTATCGATCATTCGCGAGAGAAGCAGGAACAAGTGAACATACTATTTCTTTGCTGGAGAGACGTAAAGAACCCGAGGGCCGGGGGGGCTGAGGTTTACATCTTTGAAGTGGGCAAGAGATTGAACGCGCGCGGCCACAGTGTCACGCTTTTCACGGCGGCGTTTCCCGGTTGCGCGCCGGAGGAGTCGATAGATGGCGTGCGGGTAATCAGGCAGGGCGCGCAGGTTACAGTGCAGTGGCGGTTTTACAGGTGGTGGAGGAGGCAGGGGCAAAACGACGGCTACGACACGGTCGTTGAAACGGTCAACACAATCCCGTTTCTTACGCCTCTTTATATTCGTGGGGGAAAGATGCGCCGAAAAGCGCTGTTTTTCCAGCTTTGCGGTCGTGTATGGTGGTACGAGAGCGTATTCCCGCTCAACGTGATCGGTTTTCTTTTAGAGCCGCTTTACCTCCTGGCATACCGGCGGACCCACGTGGCCACTATCTCGGAATCGAGCAGGAAAGACCTTGTGAGACACGGTGTGCCCGGGCGGCTTGTCGATATCTGCCCAGTGGGAATTGACGCGCGGCAGCCGGAAACGATTGCGTCCGGGGGCGATGGGCTGAATATACTGTTTGTCGGGCGACTTACACCGTCAAAGCGGCCAGATCATGTCATAAAGGCTTTTGCGAAAATACGCCTAACGCGCGCCGACGCCAGGCTGTGGATCGTCGGTGACGGCAAGCCTCGCTTCAAGGCCGGGCTCGAGCGGCTTGTCCGGGCGCTTGGGCTCGAGCGGGATGTCACATTTTTCGGACGGGTTTCAGAGGACGGGAAAGCGCGGCTCATGAGAGAAGCGCATGTGATCGCGGTAACCTCGGTCAAAGAGGGATGGGGGCTGGTGGTGACAGAGGCGGCCGCGCGCGGCACTCCCGCTGTCGTGTACGATGTGGACGGGCTTCGCGATTCGGTTCGCGGCGGCGTAACCGGCGTGGTCTGCGGGGAGAACACTCCCGAAGTGCTCAGCCGCGAAGTTCTTGCGCTTGCGGCCGATGCGTTTCGCCTTGAGAAAATGAGAAATAACGCGCGCGCGTTCAGCAGTGAGTTCACCTGGGAGAAGGCAACGGAGGCATTTGAGCGTTTCATCGGATCGTGATATTGAACTGGAGGCAGGATGTCTGTATCAACAGCGGAATTTCGAAACGGACTTGTGCTCGACCTTGACGGGCCGCTTATGCGCATTATCGAGTTTCAGCACGTGAAACCCGGCAAGGGCGGAGCTTTTGTCAGGACAAAACTCAAAAACGTCGAGACCGGGAAAGTTATCGACAAGACGTTTCGCGCGGGGGAGAAGCTCGAGGAGGCGGTGCTCGAGCACAGGCGCATGCAGTACCTGTACAAGGATGGCGGCAACGACATCTTCATGGATCTCGAGAGCTTTGAGCAGGTTCACGTGGCGGCATCTGTGATCGGCGAGGACGCGAACTTTCTGGTGGAAAATCAGGAGTTGAGCGTTTTCACGAGAAATGGAAACGCGGTGACGATTGAGTTGCCGCCAGCGGTAACGTTGCGTGTTTCGAGTGCGGAACCGTGGCTCAAGGGCGACACCTCGAGTGGCGCCACAAAGCCGGTGACGCTCGAAACGGGGCTGGTCGTCCAGGCGCCGCTTTTTGTCAACGTTGGAGACGCGCTCAAGGTGGACACCCGGACAGGGCGCTACATGGAAAGGGCCTAGTGGTGTCGAGGGGACAGAGCAGCCGGGGTCACCAGCGCAAGTACGCGTTGCGAGTCCTCTTTGAGATGGACAGCAACAGGACGACTGTGCGCGAAGTAATGGATGGCAAGCGGCGCGCCGGCGAGGATGGGCCGGGGGATTTGGCGATTGAGCTCATCGAGGGCGTTGTCCGGCACTTGCCGGAGTTCGACGATATCATCGGCAGGTACGCCGAGGGTTGGGACATCGAGCGCATGCCTGGGGTGGATCGCAACATCATTCGCATGGCGCTCTACGAGCTGTTCTTTACAGACATACCACCGGGAGCGACTATCAATGAGGCCGTTGAGCTTGCCAAGGTTTATTCAACCGATGAGTCGGGCAAATTCGTGAACGGCGTGCTGGGCCGCGTGACCCGTGACAGGGAAGAGGGAAAATTGTCCTTGCCATCGTGATGGAACAGTGCTAATCTTTTTCATGGAGACCCTTTAATCTGGTTCGGAGAAACCGGGAAGGAAGGAAACTTGAAGACAGGAACCACAAAAGACGTCTTGCCGATTTTCGGCGGGGCGTTTAACTTTTTCCTCCTCCTCGAGTGAGAAAACGCATAATGGGGTCAAACCAAAATATGCGTTTTGCAACAGATAAATGATGGGAGTGCCCATAAAAACGCATATTTTGGTTTGACCCCATTATGCGTTTTCAAAAGTTAAACGGAAGAAGAAAGAGTTGACCACATGAGTTTTGAAGCGCGGACGAAGGTGATAGACGCGGAGGATGTCGCGAGGGTCGTCACACGCATATCACACGAGATTCTGGAGCGGAACAGGGGCGTCGAAGACATTGTACTGGTTGGAATCCGCACCCGCGGGGTTTTTCTCGCGCGGCGACTTGCCACCGTTATTGAACGAATCGAAGGCTGCGCGATCGAGGTTGGCGAGCTCGACGTGTCTTTTTACCGCGACGACATCGCTTCCAGAGGAGGCGCCGCGAACGTCGGCGTCACCCGGATCGACTTTGACATCAACGACAAGCGGGTTGTGATTGTGGATGATGTCCTTTATACGGGGCGCACTATCCGGGCGGCGATGGACGCGCTGATGGATTTCGGGAGGCCGCGGGTGATCCAACTGGCGGTGCTTGTCGATCGCGGGCATCGCGAGCTTCCTGTCAGGGCCGACTACGTTGGAAAGAACCTCCCGACATCGGGAAACGAGAGGGTCAAGGTCTCGCTCGAGGAGATAGACGGGACGGACATGGTAGAGATCGGCGAGGAGGCATGATGCCGGATGTGACGACAGATCACAGGCACCTGCTGTCGATATCAGATCTCGACGCTTCGGAGATACTCAATCTCCTGGACTCAGCGCGCTCGTTCGCGGAAGTCTCGATGAGGCCGGTCAAGAAAGTCCCCGCGCTTCGTGGCAGGACCATTGTCAACATGTTCCTCGAGCCGAGCACGCGCACAAAGATCTCTTTTGAAGTAGCTGCGAAGCGCCTCTCGGCCGACGTCATGAACTTTTCTCCAGCCGCGAGCAGCTTCTCCAAGGGTGAGAGCCTCAAGGACACGGGCAATACGATAGTGGCAATGGGCGTGGACGCGCTGGTGATCAGATCCTCGAGCGCCGGCGCGCCTCATATTCTTGCCGATTGGGTGGACTGCTCGGTCATCAACGCGGGCGACGGCATGCACGAGCACCCCACCCAGGCTTTGCTGGACCTGTTCACGATGCGCGAGTGGCTGGGCCGGCTCGAGGGCCTCAAGGTCGCTATAGTCGGAGACATAGACCACTCGAGGGTCGCGCGCAGTAATATCCACGCGCTCAACAAGGTTGGCGCTGAAGTGATGCTCGTGGCGCCCCGATCGCTGTTGCCCGAGGCGGTAGAGGAGATTGGCGTCACAGTCACCAGCTCGCTTGATGAGGCGCTTGAGTGGTGTGACGTGCTCTATCTCCTGCGTATCCAGGTAGAGCGTGTGAATGAGTCCCGGTTTCCCTCCCTGCGCGAGTACATGCTGCTGTACGGACTTACTCAGACGCGCTGGTCGCGCTTGAAGCGCAAGCCGCTGGTGATGCATCCCGGCCCGATGAACCGTGGCGTGGAGATAGCGTCCGAGGTAGCCGACGAGGTCGAGCCGGTGATAATCGCTCAGGTGTCGGCCGGAGTCGCCGTGCGGATGGCGGTTCTGTACGACATTCTTGGAGGCAGCCGTGACTGATGGCGTTCTCATAAAAGGCGGCACGGTCCTTACGTTCCCGCAAGGGTTCATCAACGATGCCGACGTAAAGATCAAAGGTGGAATCGTGCGCAAGGTCGGATGCGGCCTGCGGCCGGATGGCTGCGACGTGGTGGACGCCTCGGGATGCGTTGTGGCGCCCGGCTTCATAGAGATGCACGCTCACCTTCGCGAGCCGGGGGCGGAGTACAAGGAGGATGTCGGCAGCGGGAGCCGCGGCGCGGCGCGCGGCGGCTACTCAGCCGTGTTTTGCATGCCAAACACGGAGCCTTCGATAGACAACTCCTCGGTCGCGGAGTACGTGTTCGACAGGGGAGAAGATGAAGGGCTGTGTATGATCCTCCCGCACGGGGCCATCACCATGGGCCGGAAAGGGCAGACGCTTGCGCCGATGGGAGAAATGGGCGCGTGCCGCGCGCGGGTCAAAGGGTTCAGCGACGACGGGAATCCAGTGGTCGACTCTGAGATAATGCGCCGCGCGATGGAGTACGCCCGCACCATGGGGGCGCTCATAATTTCCCACAGCGAAGAGAAGAGCCTGTCGGTGGGCGGACAGATGAATGAGGGACGTTACGCGACGCTCCTCGGGTTGCGGGGAATACCGCCCGAGTCGGAACAGATCGGCGTTTTTCGTGATATATGCCTTGCGGAGATGACCGGCGCGAGATTGCACCTCGCCCATCTTTCCACGGCGGGCTCGGTGGAACTCGTGCGCGCGGCGAAGCGGCGTGGCCTGCCGGTTACCTGCGAGGTCGCGCCTCATCACTTTTCGCTGGACGACTCCAGCTTGATGGGGTACGACACGAACATGAAGATGAACCCTCCGCTTCGCTCAAAAGAGGATGTGGCGGCTATTCTCGAGGCGCTCTCCGACGGCACCATTGACGTGATCGCGACCGACCACGCGCCGCACGCGCCGCACGAGAAAGAAACCGAGTTTGACCGCGCCCAGTTCGGGTGTGTGGGCATGGAGACGTGCTTCGCGCTGGTGATCACGCGGCTCGTGGACACGGGAGTGCTCAGCCTCTCAGACGCGATATCAAAACTTACCGTGGCGCCCGCGCGCGTCATGAGCATGGAGCGATTGGGCTATCACCCGGCGGTAGAGGAAGGCGCGCCCGCGAACATCGTTGTTTTTGACCCAGATCTCAAATGGACGGTTGACCCCGCGGCGTTCGAGTCACGCTCGCGCAACACGCCTTTCGCGGAGTGGCAGGTCAAAGGCAAGGTAGTGCACAAGGTGTTTCGCGGAAAGATGGTCGTCAGGGACGGTAAGCTCTCATGTTAACTTTTGGGGGTCAAAAGTTAAGGGGGGTGCTGGTTCTCGAGGATGGGACTACATATCAGGGAGTCGCGTTCGGCGCGCCCGGCGAGTTCTTCGGGGAAGTCTGCTTCAACACGAGCATGACCGGATATCAGGAAATATTGACAGACCCGTCGTACACGGGGCAGATGGTCAACATGACGTACCCGCTCATCGGCAACTACGGGGTGAACACCGAGGATTTCGAGTCCGACCGCGTCCACATGGGCGGCTTCATAGTGAGAGAATTGTCACGACTGCGCTCCAACTGGCGCTCCTCGGGCGACCTGGACGGTTTTCTAAAAAGCAACGGCACAGTCGGCCTCGAGGGCATTGACACGCGCGCGCTCACGAGGCGCATTCGCGCAAAAGGCGCGATGAAGGCCGCATTGAGCACCGTCGACCTCGATCGCGACAGCCTTCTCGCTCGCCTCGAGGGCGCGCCGGGGCTCGTCGGGCGGGATATGGTTCGAGAGGTAACGATCTCGAAGCCGTACGTATGGGATGACGTCACGACGGACGAGGCCGGTGACCCGCGGTTCGAGATCGTCGCCTGTGACTTTGGGATCAAGCGTAATATTTTGAGGCTGCTTGCCAGTCTTGGCTGCCGCGTCACTGTTGTCCCGGCGAGCGCGACGGCGGAGGAGATACTCAATCTGAACCCCGACGGCGTGTTTCTCTCCAACGGCCCCGGCGATCCGGCGGCGGTCACGTACGCGATAGACACTGTTCGCGCTCTGCTGGGGAAAAAGCCGATCTTCGGCATTTGTCTGGGGCACCAACTGCTCGGGCTGGCCCTTGGCGGCAGGACATACAAGCTCAAATTCGGGCACCGCGGCGCCAACCAGCCGGTCATGCGCAAGGACACCGGGCGCGTCGAGATAACCGCGCAGAACCACGGTTTCGCGGTGGAC encodes:
- a CDS encoding glycosyltransferase family 1 protein — translated: MNILFLCWRDVKNPRAGGAEVYIFEVGKRLNARGHSVTLFTAAFPGCAPEESIDGVRVIRQGAQVTVQWRFYRWWRRQGQNDGYDTVVETVNTIPFLTPLYIRGGKMRRKALFFQLCGRVWWYESVFPLNVIGFLLEPLYLLAYRRTHVATISESSRKDLVRHGVPGRLVDICPVGIDARQPETIASGGDGLNILFVGRLTPSKRPDHVIKAFAKIRLTRADARLWIVGDGKPRFKAGLERLVRALGLERDVTFFGRVSEDGKARLMREAHVIAVTSVKEGWGLVVTEAAARGTPAVVYDVDGLRDSVRGGVTGVVCGENTPEVLSREVLALAADAFRLEKMRNNARAFSSEFTWEKATEAFERFIGS
- the efp gene encoding elongation factor P codes for the protein MSVSTAEFRNGLVLDLDGPLMRIIEFQHVKPGKGGAFVRTKLKNVETGKVIDKTFRAGEKLEEAVLEHRRMQYLYKDGGNDIFMDLESFEQVHVAASVIGEDANFLVENQELSVFTRNGNAVTIELPPAVTLRVSSAEPWLKGDTSSGATKPVTLETGLVVQAPLFVNVGDALKVDTRTGRYMERA
- the nusB gene encoding transcription antitermination factor NusB, translating into MVSRGQSSRGHQRKYALRVLFEMDSNRTTVREVMDGKRRAGEDGPGDLAIELIEGVVRHLPEFDDIIGRYAEGWDIERMPGVDRNIIRMALYELFFTDIPPGATINEAVELAKVYSTDESGKFVNGVLGRVTRDREEGKLSLPS
- a CDS encoding bifunctional pyr operon transcriptional regulator/uracil phosphoribosyltransferase PyrR, which gives rise to MSFEARTKVIDAEDVARVVTRISHEILERNRGVEDIVLVGIRTRGVFLARRLATVIERIEGCAIEVGELDVSFYRDDIASRGGAANVGVTRIDFDINDKRVVIVDDVLYTGRTIRAAMDALMDFGRPRVIQLAVLVDRGHRELPVRADYVGKNLPTSGNERVKVSLEEIDGTDMVEIGEEA
- a CDS encoding aspartate carbamoyltransferase, whose protein sequence is MPDVTTDHRHLLSISDLDASEILNLLDSARSFAEVSMRPVKKVPALRGRTIVNMFLEPSTRTKISFEVAAKRLSADVMNFSPAASSFSKGESLKDTGNTIVAMGVDALVIRSSSAGAPHILADWVDCSVINAGDGMHEHPTQALLDLFTMREWLGRLEGLKVAIVGDIDHSRVARSNIHALNKVGAEVMLVAPRSLLPEAVEEIGVTVTSSLDEALEWCDVLYLLRIQVERVNESRFPSLREYMLLYGLTQTRWSRLKRKPLVMHPGPMNRGVEIASEVADEVEPVIIAQVSAGVAVRMAVLYDILGGSRD
- a CDS encoding dihydroorotase, which produces MTDGVLIKGGTVLTFPQGFINDADVKIKGGIVRKVGCGLRPDGCDVVDASGCVVAPGFIEMHAHLREPGAEYKEDVGSGSRGAARGGYSAVFCMPNTEPSIDNSSVAEYVFDRGEDEGLCMILPHGAITMGRKGQTLAPMGEMGACRARVKGFSDDGNPVVDSEIMRRAMEYARTMGALIISHSEEKSLSVGGQMNEGRYATLLGLRGIPPESEQIGVFRDICLAEMTGARLHLAHLSTAGSVELVRAAKRRGLPVTCEVAPHHFSLDDSSLMGYDTNMKMNPPLRSKEDVAAILEALSDGTIDVIATDHAPHAPHEKETEFDRAQFGCVGMETCFALVITRLVDTGVLSLSDAISKLTVAPARVMSMERLGYHPAVEEGAPANIVVFDPDLKWTVDPAAFESRSRNTPFAEWQVKGKVVHKVFRGKMVVRDGKLSC
- a CDS encoding carbamoyl phosphate synthase small subunit; the encoded protein is MLTFGGQKLRGVLVLEDGTTYQGVAFGAPGEFFGEVCFNTSMTGYQEILTDPSYTGQMVNMTYPLIGNYGVNTEDFESDRVHMGGFIVRELSRLRSNWRSSGDLDGFLKSNGTVGLEGIDTRALTRRIRAKGAMKAALSTVDLDRDSLLARLEGAPGLVGRDMVREVTISKPYVWDDVTTDEAGDPRFEIVACDFGIKRNILRLLASLGCRVTVVPASATAEEILNLNPDGVFLSNGPGDPAAVTYAIDTVRALLGKKPIFGICLGHQLLGLALGGRTYKLKFGHRGANQPVMRKDTGRVEITAQNHGFAVDTESLAQCEYFDVELTHWNLNDMTSEGMRCEKAGAFSVQYHPKAAPGPHDSRYLFEAFLDLMKEWR